The Camelus bactrianus isolate YW-2024 breed Bactrian camel chromosome 12, ASM4877302v1, whole genome shotgun sequence genome includes a window with the following:
- the SMIM41 gene encoding small integral membrane protein 41, protein MNGSQAGIAAQAAWLSSCCNQSGVQPEPPEGPRAVQAAVLGVLSLLVLCGVLFLGGGLLLRAQGLTALLARELLASREAEPSGASGGDDDS, encoded by the coding sequence ATGAACGGCTCACAGGCGGGCATCGCAGCCCAAGCCGCCTGGCTGAGCTCCTGCTGCAACCAGTCGGGGGTGCAGCCGGAGCCCCCCGAGGGGCCGCGCGCCGTGCAGGCAGCGGTGCTGGGCGTGCTGTCGCTCCTCGTGCTCTGCGGGGTCCTGTTCCTGGGCGGCGGCCTTCTGCTCCGCGCGCAGGGCCTGACGGCGCTGCTGGCCCGAGAGCTGCTCGCGTCCCGGGAGGCCGAGCCCAGCGGCGCCAGCGGAGGCGACGACGACTCTTAG